Part of the Metarhizium brunneum chromosome 6, complete sequence genome is shown below.
GTGGTCTCACGGGAACGGGAAAATGAGACACAGGGCAATCAATAGCCGATTCGGTCCTTGCGCGCGTTTtttgtctttctttttttttttgttgcttTTACACTGCTGCCTGATTTGATGATGACCGGCGGAGCGTGTGAAACGCGCCTCGTCTTGTCTCGCCCGTCGTGCTCGTCGTGCTCGTCATGAGAAACACGCCGGACCATCCACCCGCCATCCGCTTGACAGCTTGACAGGCAGGGATACATACATTGCGCGCCGCAGCCGTGCATGAATGCGTCGAGACTCCCGTGTTTGCCGGGCCCCTGCTGAAGCATGGCCGTCCCGCGCCTTGAGCTCGCTCGCTCCATTATGTCAACGCCAAGAATGGAATGCTACTATTCGCATTTGCCAAAAATCGCAGAGGGGGCCACGACAGTGGACACATCGGGAGGGAGTGTGTTTCAGCCGAGCTGTCGCCACCCGTCTCTTCAATCTGACACAGGGGGaacggtttttttttttgtctcgtTTGGGCGTGCGGCCTGgcggttttcttttttgggCCATGTTTGGGATTCGAGGGGGGTTGCGTTTTCCGGGTCGTGCGAGCCGCGGAGTCGCATGCAGTTGGGCAGATTGGCCTTTTTGGGACGGGACGTGTGTTTTTGGGACCGACGGGCCTGCTCCTGGCCTGCTGCAGCTGTTGCCGGAGGGGGCTGGATATACATGACCTCCCTCGCTTGGTgttccgtcgccgccaccccCGTGGACGTGTGCCGGTGCCGGGCCCGGGCTGTGGGGGCCCGGCGCGGaacgccgtcgcccgccgaggccgaAATATTCCATTGACTACCCTACAATCTTTGCCGTCGCACTGGTCATCTTTGCTTTTTTACCCCGACGTCAAAACCTCGCGACTTCCGACGGCCTACGTCGTCTCCTAACCCCAGGGGCTGTGACTCTTGTCGCGGACTAGAGGAAAGGGCAAGTGTCCGTGTAGCCGTATACCGGGGCCTTGTCAGTTTTCACCAGGGCAGCTCGTGTGGTGGTCGCACGCGACGACGCTGAGGTTCGACGTGTCCTGCTACGGCACCATCATGGGCGACCTCCCGCGGCGGATGGGCCATTTCCGGAGGCAGGCCGCGGACCGGCACGATGCGCCTGCGAGGCTGACGGCGCTGGAGTGGTTTCCGAGGACGCGGCCCGCGGAGGAGGGCGTTGGTCGCGATGCCGGCAAGGACGGGGAAGAAGCGCCGCACGAGGAAAAATTGCGACAGTTGCTGTATTTTGTAGCTGGGGTTCTGGAGGACATGCGTGTGTATGCTTGTGCGCTGTATATAGAGCCAGTTTTGTGTATGTAGTAGTATTTGTAGCTGGGATTCTCGAGTATGCATGTGCGTGTGTGCCTGTGGGTTGTATATTAATTAAGGGCTGAATTGTTTCGCTCATTAGTCAAGTGAAATTGCAAGCATGATAcgagtatcgtgcaagcgtaaaatctgATAATacagtattgggctgtatGTGCGTTGTATATAGAGCCACTTCTGTGTACGTAGTAGTATTTTGTAGCTGGGATGATCGAGTATACATGTGCGTGTGTGCCTGTGGGTTGTAACTATATAGAGCCTCTTTTGGTATCGAGTTGGGCATCGCATACCAGACGACAAGTCCGCCTTTATCCGAGACCACTTCAGCTCCGCGTTTTTGTGTGCTCGCACCAAAACCGCATCCCCAATTCAAAAATCCTTGGAGACGCGGCCTCCCCATCAGGACACGCCGCATAAATCACCAGACGTCACAGCAGTCTCCTCGGCACATCACAGCAGGATATATCCAAAGTCAATGCCGATTCTCATTATCATGATGCTATTTTACCCATGCCAACACCACGACGCCACGGGGCggaaggacaagaagaaaagccaACAAAATCTTCCAGAGACGTCTCTTTccctcttccccccccctccccatgCCCAACCAAAACCCAATCTTAAAACTGGTCTATTCAAAATTCCACTCATTAGCTCTCAACCATCTCAATCGGGCTGGGAAGAGAAAATCGtcaaaagggaaaaaaaaaggaaagacGGCCCTCACCTAGcgtcatgctcatgctcacgTCGGTATTCTCAACCATCTTGGTAAACTCCTCAAAGCTAATCTTGCCGTCATTGTCCAGGTCCGCCTCCATGATGGTCTTGTCCACaatctgctgcagctgctggtCCTTGAGGTTGCTGCCGACCATCATCTTGAGCACGATGAAGAGCTCCCCGTTGCTGATGTACCCGTCGCGGTCAATGTCGTACACCTTGAAGGCGAACTGGAGCTTCTGCTCCTTGttgcccttgctgctgaATGCGCTGAGGCCCGACACGAATTCCTGaaagtcgacgtcgccgccgccgtcttcgtcaAAGATGGCAATCATTCTGAGACACGCCGTCAGCTTTACACAACGAGACCCGTGAGCGTCGGTTTGCCGTACCGTGTCGCCAGTGGGTTGGATGAGATTTGGGGAAGGCTCAGGAATTCGTCGCGTTCAATGGTGCCAGAGTTATCCTGCTCCTGTGTgagtttcttttctttccttctttttttttcctgtaCCGCGAGGAAAAGGGGTGGGATGTGTACTTTGTCAAGCTTCATGAACCGTTTCCGTAACCGGTCAACTTCTTCTCTGTCGACTGAACGAGATGGGAATTAGCAAACGGATTGGAAATCGCATCGCTGGGGAGGCGGGGGTGAGACCGCGACCCGGCGCTTGAGGGGGGGGATCAAGTCTCACAATTGGAACCTTGGACGATGTTGTCCAAGActtggctggtggtgttgccCATGATTGGTGGACTGCACAGACGGGCGCCTGTGACGATCGATGGCCGGCGGGTGAGCTTTTGCTGTATGAGGTTCGGCGATGGGGATCTTGGGACGTCGAAGGAATGTTGGGTAGCTGGCCGTGGAGAGTTGCGATAAGGCTGATGGGCTCGTAGGGTTGGCCGAGCTGAGAGAGCTGCTTTGGCTGGATAGAGTCTGGCGTGCAATCTGGAGGGGTtgtgtggttgtggtggtcACGGATGGACCCCGGAGCACGGGCCATCTGACGCCATGTGTGAGGCCAACTCTGGCCAATGTGTGGGCGGCCGCCAATTAATTGACCTTGGCAGGCACCAAACAGTGCAAGCACAGTACAACGAGAGATGCCATGTAAGCACGAGTCTATCGaaaggaagaggaaatgttttctttttttttaggcaTGTCCGCTACGTATTAGCTGGATACTCTTCCCAAGTCTGGCTAACGTTTAAGCCTTTCAGAACCTTGGATGTGATTTCAACCTGCCGTGCAACATGTGAGCTGCTACCAAATTAAGCTGTGGCTAGTGAGGTGTGGCTGGGGTACAGAACCAGGTGTGGTCAGTGGCGCAGCTATCAGATGAAAACTCGCTGGGGGAAGCCCGGCAATACCTCGGCTACTGCAGTTGCGAACAGGCCATTCCAGGCCGGGCAGTCACCGGTGCTCCAGGTGGCTCGCACTAGGCGAACAGGTGCTGGCCGGGTGGAACTCAAAAGCTGCTAGAGCACAGCTAGAGCACATTTTGCTGGGTGTAGCTTAGTGACTTGGCCTCTCTTTGGGCGCGTCAGGCCTAAAAAGACAAAGAGAGGGTTGCAAAATGAGGCGGTGGCCCCCGCGCCACAAGTATCTCCCCCACCAAGTCGCTGTGGTAAGTGACTTTGTCTCCCTCCCAAAGGTCTCTAGCGGCGCTGCCTGGCACCCCGACTGGCAACTAGCAGCCAACTACTCGCCGTCATCAGTCAACCGCCCTCCTTCCACGCCTGCAACCCGGTGAAAATTCTTCGCGCGCCAAAACCATCCCCAACGTCACCCCGTCAGACGTGACAACTTTGCCATCAAAAAAGAGTCACCACAGAGCCTTTTCCATCTTTCTTTGGGCAAAAGGCAACTTTGCATAACTCTATTTATGACTTGATCGCTTTTTTTTGCGGATTTTCCGCTGGCTTGACGCCGACCTCGGCTCACCCGGCACCATGTCGTCACGCAAGGTCAGAGTCAAGAAGTTGAGTGTCAAAACTCCTCTTCCTGTGCTTAGAGAGGATCAAATCGATCCTTCTGAATATGAAGCACTCAGCTCTGACAACCAAATTTCAACCGGTGTCGAGCACGCCGAGGAAAAGGTGAGCATATTTTCCCCCTTATCGAGCACTCTGATATCACGTGCAGTGGCACGTGATATAGATCTGGCATATCAAACATGCCCAGTGGCTATTGCAACAATTTGTAACCAGAGTTGTTGGCTGACCCGTGTAACCCCCCCAATAGGAATATCATTTGCAGAGCATTCTCAAGGATGCAGGAACCAGCAATACTCAAGAAATTCCTGTACCACCCCCCCAGAAGAGTGACATCAACTATGATGCACTCTACCTTAGTAACTTTCACCAACCATCCTCATACATCCGGTTTTCACAAACCGTAGAAGAATGCATCGGCTGCCAATATGATATGAGCACTGAGGACACCGAATTCCTCAAGTCATACAATGGCAAGTCCCCAACAGGAGGCCCCTTGTCAGAAGATGACTTTGAGCGAATCATGGAAGTCTTTGAGGACACGGCGGCTGAGCAGACTCCATTTGCGTCAGTCGATAATACCATTGTCGGCTATGACATGATGGTTCCGTCACTCAATCACCTCAACAGCACCTCGATTCTCCAGCATGCCAAGGCAATCTATGAGTATTGGGGGAACGCTCGTCAGGAGAAGGGTAACAAGCCGTTGCACCCTACTCTCAAATTTGAGATACACCAAGAGACAGATGATACCGACCCGTATGTCTGTTTCCGAAGAAGAGAGGCCAGACAGACCCGAAAGACGAGGGCTCGGGACAATAAAGTCGCCGAGACACTAAAGCGTCTCCGGCGAGAGCTCGAGGATGGTCGGCAGCTTGTGCTACTGTCTTTTGAACGGGAGATGATGAAGCGCGAGGTACTGCACATGGACCGGGCCGTATTTGAGGAGCGAGCCAGACTGAAGCAGATGAAGCTGAGGCTGGGCATCAagggcgaggatgaagaccTTGTAAACCAAAAGGTAAGCACCACCTCATATGAACGCTCCCCAAAGCGGCTCTTATATACTGACTTGACTGCTTGTAGCCCCAAAAACGCAAACCCGCAGAACCTTCAAGTGTGCAGAGACAACAGGCTACCCAGCTCCGGGCGCCTGTCCGATCAGATGGCCGTTCTCTCGAACAAGACCTTGTGTCGCTGGCTGATCAGTTGGCACAGAAGGAGAACGAGCTGCGAGAGGAAATTGAAAACAAGGTCCAAAACCACCGTCGGTGGAACCAGAACCACATCGATCTCACTAGAGATCCGTTGTCGCCGGTCAAGGAACAAGGCACGGAACTCAAATTCCGACCAGCCAAGACTCAATATTTGATGACACCACCAGCGTCCATCTCGTCCGAGGAGATGGATGTAGATGAGGTGCAGGCTGAGCCAATGGACATTGATAAGCCACACCCGCTACCCGTCTTCCAGTTCAAGGCGGGCACCATTTCACAAGACCAACCACAGGCAAATCAGCCGTCGTTCCGGCGCCGAATCGGTCGTCTCCAACGGCTGTGGATTGATCGTAGAGGAATGGCAACACCGCCAAGGCAGGAGAGTAGCGACTATTCTGATCGGTGGAAATACGActctgatgacgaggacgtcgACCCCCCTGTGTACGAAGTCGATCCGTTCGATACCCGAGCTATCAAGTTTAGGGCAACGATTCCGCTGAGCCCGTACATGTTCCGTGGAGGACGGCCTTCAATTGCTCCCGAGGCGGCAcacgcggcggcagcggcccAAGCCGCAAGTAACAGAGCGTTACCACAACCTCCCCCGGCAGCAGCACCGCAAGCGCAAGCAACGTCATAGAAGACGGCTTCGCGCGCGCGGCCAGCTAGTCAATGATGGGCGTGTGTTTGTATGatttgatgttgttgagaCTCCTCATAGAGCGGTGGCGTCttttggtcttttttttttggtcttttCTCATCGCCAGTGATGAGGGGAGCATTCCAGCGTCGTTTCGGCGGAGGGGCGACTGTCCCTTCTAGTAGTCGAGCACAGCCTGGAACTGTATAGTACATAAATATTCGGCAGGCGGATGGGGGAGGCTGGCAGGACGGGATAGGCATTTTGCGCGGAGTCGGGAGTTGACCGTTGACCGTTTTGGGCCATCCTTTTTAGACGCAGACCCAAAGAGCCTCCAGAAGGCACTCATTGAAGaagtagaagaagaaaaaatagTAAAATCAGGCCCGTTTGGCCGTCGAGTACTGATTCCGCTCTTGCTCTTGTGATGGTGTCTTGTTGCAGTCGTAGCGAGCACAAAGGTTCAAAGCAAAGGCCGAGGTTGTCCATCGTCGGGGCCATGATGCAGTGAATGCAGCGCATGCCTAGCCGCCGACCTGCGGTCAGCCGCTGCGGCAGCAAGTTTTGCAAAGTCGTCTCCCGCAGTAGCAAGTGTGCATTGTATGCATGCTCCTGTTAGGACGCAATGCCGTGCTCGTGGTGTCGTGTGCAATGTCGTGAGCAGATGCCGTATGTGGACGGATATCCAGGTGACATCAACTTCTCGACTGGGCGGAGGGTCATGTGTCAGCACATCAGGTAAGCGAGGCTGGCCGGGgccattctttttttctttcttctctttccaACTCACCTTTTTTCTGCTGGGAAAACTGGGATACAGCGGGGGGTCTGAACGAGCGAGTGAAGGGGAGGAGATGGCTCCCGGGCAGAAAATATCTCTCTCCGGGTGCGTGAAGCACGGCAAGGGAAAAAGAGAGCtgatgtggtggtggtttttTTGGTACTTGTTGTGGCTGCGGGGCCGGAGATGGCCTGGCGGGTTTTGCAGCAGGAGTCTGGTGCGAGTGACGGGTTGTGGGGCGCCGTGGGAGGGTGacggttggttggttggttggttggttggttggttggttggttggttggagGTGCTTCTTCACAgaacttcaaatgttgccgTGCAGAACCTCTCGAGGGGCTCTGGGACTCTGGTCGTACAAGTATCGATCCTTTCCGAGTTGGGCCGTGACACTGCGTCGACGGTTTTCTTATACCTTCGTTTCTGGCATGCACACCCCCCTGCGATGAATCTGCAATGTTGCAACTCTAGCGTAAGGGGGCACGAGGCAAGCACCGGGCATCCCGCACGGCAAACTTGAGAATGGCTCGCGGCCCACGAGAAACCAAGCGGCGGCCGTGGAAGCTCGTGCTTTGTCGTGTACTGAGGCCCCGGCACTGGAGGTTCTGTTCCCTCGTGCCGCGCGGCTGGCGAGGCGTGCTGAGACCATGCTCGGGCTTGTCGCCGGAAACATA
Proteins encoded:
- the cnb-1 gene encoding Calcineurin subunit B; amino-acid sequence: MGNTTSQVLDNIVQGSNFDREEVDRLRKRFMKLDKVHIPPLFLADNSGTIERDEFLSLPQISSNPLATRMIAIFDEDGGGDVDFQEFVSGLSAFSSKGNKEQKLQFAFKVYDIDRDGYISNGELFIVLKMMVGSNLKDQQLQQIVDKTIMEADLDNDGKISFEEFTKMVENTDVSMSMTLDQF
- the EPL1 gene encoding Enhancer of polycomb-like protein 1; this encodes MSSRKVRVKKLSVKTPLPVLREDQIDPSEYEALSSDNQISTGVEHAEEKEYHLQSILKDAGTSNTQEIPVPPPQKSDINYDALYLSNFHQPSSYIRFSQTVEECIGCQYDMSTEDTEFLKSYNGKSPTGGPLSEDDFERIMEVFEDTAAEQTPFASVDNTIVGYDMMVPSLNHLNSTSILQHAKAIYEYWGNARQEKGNKPLHPTLKFEIHQETDDTDPYVCFRRREARQTRKTRARDNKVAETLKRLRRELEDGRQLVLLSFEREMMKREVLHMDRAVFEERARLKQMKLRLGIKGEDEDLVNQKPQKRKPAEPSSVQRQQATQLRAPVRSDGRSLEQDLVSLADQLAQKENELREEIENKVQNHRRWNQNHIDLTRDPLSPVKEQGTELKFRPAKTQYLMTPPASISSEEMDVDEVQAEPMDIDKPHPLPVFQFKAGTISQDQPQANQPSFRRRIGRLQRLWIDRRGMATPPRQESSDYSDRWKYDSDDEDVDPPVYEVDPFDTRAIKFRATIPLSPYMFRGGRPSIAPEAAHAAAAAQAASNRALPQPPPAAAPQAQATS